The Nitrospirota bacterium genome includes a region encoding these proteins:
- the rfaE2 gene encoding D-glycero-beta-D-manno-heptose 1-phosphate adenylyltransferase, which translates to MGKIVTWDELSESVERLKTQGKKIVFTNGCFDIIHVGHIRYLKEAKRLGDILIVGLNSDSSISYIKPGRPVNRQNDRAEVLASLDMIDYVTVFDESTPYELIKLIKPDVLVKGGDWKEEEIIGSDIAKETYSLPYTKGFSTTELIKRIKKL; encoded by the coding sequence ATGGGGAAAATAGTCACATGGGATGAACTGAGTGAATCTGTTGAGAGATTAAAAACGCAAGGGAAAAAAATTGTTTTCACTAACGGGTGTTTTGATATCATCCATGTTGGACATATCCGATACCTAAAAGAAGCAAAGAGACTCGGCGATATACTTATAGTAGGTCTGAATTCAGACAGTTCTATTTCTTATATTAAACCAGGCAGACCTGTTAATCGCCAAAACGATAGGGCAGAAGTTTTGGCCTCTCTTGATATGATAGATTACGTGACTGTTTTTGATGAATCTACTCCATATGAATTAATTAAATTAATCAAGCCTGATGTCCTTGTAAAAGGTGGGGACTGGAAGGAAGAAGAAATCATAGGATCTGACATTGCAAAAGAAACTTACAGCCTTCCTTACACTAAAGGATTCTCAACGACAGAACTTATAAAAAGGATAAAGAAACTTTAG
- a CDS encoding NUDIX hydrolase has translation MFKTQVSSGGVLFRRHNKNLEVAMVSVKGGKIWCLPKGIINSDETPEITAVREVEEETGLKGKIVGELGKISYWFFIKEENVKCKKTVYFFLMEYQGGDISKHDFEVDSVSWFSVDEAIKKAGYKSEREILEKAKKKLLWGK, from the coding sequence ATGTTCAAAACACAGGTATCATCAGGTGGGGTCCTTTTCAGGAGACATAACAAAAATTTAGAGGTTGCTATGGTTTCAGTTAAAGGAGGAAAGATTTGGTGTCTTCCAAAAGGAATCATAAACAGCGATGAGACCCCTGAAATAACAGCAGTCAGAGAAGTTGAAGAAGAGACAGGATTGAAGGGGAAAATTGTGGGGGAATTAGGTAAGATCAGTTACTGGTTTTTTATAAAAGAAGAAAATGTTAAATGTAAAAAAACAGTATATTTTTTCCTGATGGAATATCAAGGAGGGGATATATCAAAACATGACTTTGAGGTGGATAGCGTGTCATGGTTTTCTGTTGATGAAGCTATAAAAAAGGCTGGTTATAAGAGCGAGAGAGAAATATTGGAGAAAGCAAAAAAGAAATTGCTATGGGGAAAATAG
- the rseP gene encoding RIP metalloprotease RseP: MTFLSAIILLGIIIFIHELGHFLFAKLMRVKVLKFSLGFGPKVIGKKIGDTDYLISAIPLGGYVKMSGETPGEELAEDEKPFAYNNQPVWKRFVIVFSGPLFNILFAVLIFFFIFLKGVPTLIPEVGEVLSDTPAEKAGLIKGDRITEIEGIVIQRWDEMTDVIHKSPGKKLKFAVNRDTRVFYIEITPEKKKVKDIFGEEKEIGLVGIKPSGNTFIKKDTFISAIHESIVRTVEISVLTVVSIIKLIQRVIPMDTIGGPILIVQMAGEQASKGFMNFFLFMAIININLGILNLLPIPILDGGHILFLGIEAIRGKPINEKIISISQKIGLAFLLTLMAFVIYNDIMRLITGKPFP; encoded by the coding sequence ATGACCTTTTTATCAGCAATAATTCTTCTTGGTATAATCATTTTTATTCATGAATTAGGACATTTCCTGTTTGCAAAATTAATGCGAGTAAAAGTTCTGAAGTTCTCTCTTGGATTTGGCCCAAAGGTTATAGGAAAAAAAATTGGCGATACAGATTATCTGATTTCTGCAATACCACTTGGTGGATATGTCAAAATGTCAGGAGAAACACCGGGTGAAGAACTTGCAGAAGATGAAAAACCTTTTGCTTACAATAATCAGCCTGTTTGGAAGCGTTTTGTTATCGTTTTTTCAGGGCCTTTATTTAATATTCTATTTGCTGTTTTGATCTTTTTCTTTATTTTTTTAAAAGGAGTTCCGACATTAATTCCAGAGGTAGGGGAAGTTTTATCAGATACACCAGCTGAAAAGGCAGGACTTATAAAGGGTGACAGAATAACGGAAATTGAAGGAATTGTTATACAGAGATGGGATGAAATGACAGATGTTATCCATAAAAGTCCTGGGAAAAAGCTTAAATTTGCGGTCAACAGGGATACAAGAGTTTTTTATATAGAAATAACCCCGGAAAAAAAGAAAGTAAAAGACATTTTCGGAGAAGAAAAAGAGATTGGGTTAGTTGGTATCAAACCATCAGGTAATACATTTATCAAAAAGGACACATTTATCAGTGCAATACATGAAAGCATTGTAAGGACAGTGGAGATATCAGTGTTAACAGTTGTATCAATAATCAAACTGATTCAAAGAGTAATTCCTATGGATACTATTGGGGGCCCAATTCTTATTGTCCAGATGGCAGGAGAGCAGGCTTCAAAAGGGTTCATGAATTTTTTCCTTTTTATGGCAATTATAAATATTAATCTTGGCATATTGAATCTTCTGCCGATTCCTATATTAGATGGAGGTCATATACTTTTTCTCGGGATTGAGGCAATAAGAGGTAAACCCATTAATGAGAAGATTATTTCAATCAGCCAGAAAATCGGCCTTGCATTTTTACTAACCCTTATGGCTTTTGTAATTTATAATGATATTATGAGGTTAATTACTGGGAAACCTTTTCCTTGA
- a CDS encoding 1-deoxy-D-xylulose-5-phosphate reductoisomerase — MKRLTILGSTGSIGRNALEIVSRNRDRFRVVVLTAWNNIDLLEKQIKSFAPELVAVSNEESARKLQKRFGRKLSFDILSGANGIEKAAAHENSDFVLSAIVGAAGLMPTLAAIRSGKTIGLANKETLVVAGEIVTEESKKYKAKILPVDSEHSAIFQCMEGHKKTEIKRIILTASGGPFAGMVSSEMNKITPEEALKHPRWKMGKKITIDSATLMNKGFEVIEAHYLFGLPPSSIDVVVHPQSIVHSLVEFYDGSSIAQLSYPDMRGPISYALTYPDRISGILPGLELSKIGKLEFTKPDTKCFPCLSYAYLALKAGGTMPAVLNAANEVAVNSFLNREIRFKDIPFVIKKTMSKHVVTAANELSRVLEADRWARDKAKEVVNRIKT; from the coding sequence ATGAAACGTTTAACCATTCTTGGATCAACAGGTTCAATCGGCAGAAATGCACTTGAAATTGTTTCACGTAATAGAGACAGATTCAGGGTTGTGGTTTTAACAGCCTGGAATAATATAGATCTTCTTGAAAAGCAGATAAAGTCTTTTGCTCCTGAATTAGTGGCTGTTTCAAATGAAGAGTCTGCCAGAAAATTGCAGAAGAGATTTGGCAGGAAGTTATCATTCGATATACTATCAGGAGCAAATGGCATAGAAAAGGCTGCTGCCCATGAGAATTCTGATTTTGTTCTGTCCGCAATTGTAGGTGCAGCTGGGCTTATGCCCACACTGGCAGCTATACGTTCAGGAAAAACGATCGGCCTTGCTAATAAAGAGACACTTGTAGTAGCCGGTGAAATTGTGACTGAAGAATCAAAAAAGTATAAAGCAAAAATACTTCCTGTTGATAGTGAGCATAGTGCAATTTTTCAGTGTATGGAAGGTCATAAAAAAACAGAGATAAAAAGAATTATTCTGACAGCATCTGGAGGCCCTTTTGCCGGTATGGTTTCAAGTGAAATGAATAAGATTACACCTGAGGAAGCACTCAAACACCCGAGATGGAAAATGGGTAAAAAAATAACTATAGATTCTGCAACACTCATGAACAAAGGTTTTGAGGTTATTGAAGCTCATTATCTCTTTGGCCTGCCCCCATCTTCTATCGATGTAGTTGTGCATCCGCAGAGCATAGTGCATTCGCTCGTCGAATTTTATGATGGAAGTTCAATAGCTCAGCTTTCATATCCTGATATGAGGGGCCCTATTTCATATGCACTAACCTATCCAGACAGAATTTCCGGTATCCTGCCAGGGCTTGAGCTCTCTAAGATAGGAAAACTTGAATTTACAAAACCAGACACAAAATGCTTTCCGTGTCTTTCATATGCATATTTGGCTTTGAAGGCTGGAGGCACAATGCCTGCTGTTCTTAATGCTGCTAATGAGGTTGCTGTTAATTCATTCCTCAATCGTGAAATAAGATTTAAAGATATACCCTTTGTAATAAAAAAGACTATGAGCAAGCATGTTGTCACGGCTGCGAATGAACTTTCTCGGGTATTAGAAGCTGACAGATGGGCAAGAGATAAAGCAAAGGAAGTTGTAAATAGAATAAAAACTTAG
- a CDS encoding phosphatidate cytidylyltransferase, with the protein MHYKRLVVALILLPFIYLYIMYLPIEYYVLLLLIVSFLALSEFYSMFRVKGILKKACLVSGISILVVSYFSEDFIPDIIILSVIVLITIRLFVKRDPFSSVSDISPPLIGLLYIPGLFIFQTYIRKIGPEWIIFLYATVWASDSMAYYIGRGIGKKKLYIEVSPNKTVAGSVGSVIGGIAGAILLKTTLVKTLTLSTAIVVGIVIGIISVIGDLVESMFKRNAGVKDSGVLIPGHGGVLDKIDGALFSGPVLYWMLTIMGITRHQI; encoded by the coding sequence ATGCATTATAAGAGATTAGTTGTTGCCCTCATTTTACTTCCTTTTATTTATCTTTATATCATGTATCTTCCAATTGAATATTATGTGCTTCTTTTGCTGATTGTATCTTTTCTAGCATTGTCAGAATTTTATTCTATGTTTCGTGTAAAAGGAATTTTAAAAAAAGCATGTCTCGTATCCGGCATATCAATACTTGTAGTTTCGTATTTTTCAGAAGATTTTATCCCCGACATAATAATATTATCTGTAATTGTGCTTATCACGATACGGCTTTTTGTTAAGAGAGACCCATTTTCCTCTGTATCAGATATTTCTCCTCCTCTTATTGGTTTACTGTATATCCCTGGATTATTTATTTTCCAGACATACATACGTAAGATTGGTCCAGAGTGGATTATCTTTCTATATGCAACTGTTTGGGCATCAGATTCAATGGCATATTATATTGGTAGGGGAATTGGAAAGAAAAAACTTTATATTGAAGTCAGTCCGAATAAGACTGTTGCAGGCTCTGTAGGCTCAGTAATTGGCGGGATAGCAGGAGCTATTCTCCTTAAGACTACTTTAGTGAAAACCTTAACTCTTTCGACTGCAATAGTTGTTGGGATAGTTATTGGAATAATTTCTGTTATAGGTGATCTTGTAGAATCAATGTTCAAACGTAATGCAGGTGTAAAAGACTCCGGTGTTCTCATACCCGGACATGGTGGAGTACTTGATAAAATTGACGGTGCACTATTTAGTGGCCCTGTTCTTTACTGGATGTTGACTATAATGGGTATTACAAGGCATCAAATATGA
- a CDS encoding isoprenyl transferase: MLLHGRIPKHVGIIMDGNGRWAEQRGLPRIEGHRRGVERTKEVIEIAEEIGIKILTLYAFSIENWQRPSTEVATLMRLLESYLKRELDLLISKGIVFKTIGDTKRLPGHIQKIIEHAEQQTASNKGMILVTALSYSGRDEIVRAVKKIFSDGIKPENLTEEILNSHLDTAGLSAPDFIIRTSGEMRLSNFLIWQAAYSELYFTDTLWPDFTKDEFLIAMQDYQRRERRFGSIIVRADAL, encoded by the coding sequence ATGCTATTACATGGTCGGATACCAAAACATGTTGGAATTATAATGGATGGCAATGGAAGATGGGCAGAGCAGCGTGGGCTTCCAAGAATTGAGGGCCATAGGCGTGGGGTAGAAAGAACGAAAGAGGTAATAGAGATTGCTGAAGAAATCGGAATCAAAATATTGACGCTTTATGCTTTTTCTATAGAGAACTGGCAAAGGCCTTCGACTGAAGTAGCAACATTAATGAGGTTGCTTGAATCTTATTTAAAAAGAGAACTTGATTTATTAATAAGTAAGGGTATTGTTTTTAAAACTATTGGTGATACAAAGAGATTACCAGGACATATACAGAAAATAATAGAGCATGCTGAACAACAAACTGCTTCAAATAAAGGTATGATACTTGTTACTGCTCTCAGTTATAGTGGCAGGGATGAGATTGTCAGGGCAGTAAAGAAAATATTCTCTGACGGAATAAAACCTGAAAACCTTACAGAAGAGATTTTAAATTCTCATCTCGACACCGCTGGTCTTTCTGCTCCAGACTTTATTATAAGGACAAGCGGTGAAATGCGTCTCAGTAATTTTTTAATCTGGCAGGCTGCATATTCAGAACTTTATTTTACTGATACGCTATGGCCTGATTTCACAAAAGATGAATTCCTGATTGCAATGCAGGATTATCAGAGAAGAGAAAGAAGATTCGGTAGTATCATAGTGAGGGCAGATGCATTATAA
- the nusB gene encoding transcription antitermination factor NusB, with product MKRRKSREYALQMLFQLDFTEKKINGKDFEDFWSDKKEDMDIRQFTEELVKGTLMHLDEINRKIESATENWILERMAVVDRAILRFAAFEILYRKDIPSAVTINEALEIAKKFSSSEAAPFLNGILDRLAKDVGKV from the coding sequence ATGAAAAGACGTAAGTCTCGTGAATACGCTCTTCAAATGCTGTTTCAGTTGGATTTTACAGAAAAAAAGATAAACGGCAAAGACTTCGAAGATTTCTGGTCAGATAAGAAAGAGGACATGGATATCAGGCAATTCACTGAAGAGCTTGTGAAGGGGACATTGATGCATCTTGATGAAATAAATAGAAAGATAGAAAGTGCAACTGAAAACTGGATTTTAGAGAGAATGGCTGTGGTTGATAGAGCCATATTGAGATTTGCAGCCTTTGAAATACTTTACAGAAAAGATATCCCGTCTGCTGTTACAATTAATGAAGCTCTGGAGATTGCAAAGAAATTTTCATCATCAGAAGCTGCACCCTTTTTGAATGGTATCCTTGATCGCCTTGCAAAAGATGTTGGAAAAGTTTGA
- a CDS encoding 6,7-dimethyl-8-ribityllumazine synthase, whose translation MKILEGELQAKGLKFGIVVSRFNEFITSKLFDGAKDALIRHGAKEDDIDVIKVPGSFEIPMIAKKMALKGVYNAIICLGTIIRGATPHFEYIAAEVSKGIASASIETGVPIAFGIITSDTIEQAVERAGTKSGNKGWDAAITAIEMAQLLKKL comes from the coding sequence ATGAAGATTCTTGAAGGAGAGCTTCAGGCAAAGGGATTGAAGTTCGGGATAGTGGTCAGCAGATTCAATGAGTTTATAACGAGCAAGCTTTTTGATGGTGCAAAGGATGCACTTATAAGACATGGAGCAAAAGAAGATGATATTGATGTCATAAAGGTTCCGGGTTCTTTTGAAATTCCAATGATAGCTAAGAAAATGGCTTTGAAAGGCGTATACAACGCTATAATATGTCTTGGAACAATTATCAGAGGTGCTACCCCCCATTTTGAATATATCGCCGCAGAAGTTTCAAAAGGGATTGCATCAGCATCTATCGAGACAGGAGTGCCAATAGCTTTCGGAATTATAACATCTGATACCATTGAGCAGGCTGTTGAAAGAGCAGGCACAAAGAGCGGGAATAAAGGATGGGACGCAGCAATAACAGCCATTGAAATGGCACAACTGCTGAAAAAGTTATGA
- a CDS encoding bifunctional 3,4-dihydroxy-2-butanone-4-phosphate synthase/GTP cyclohydrolase II: MERYRFNTIDEAIEDIEKGKMVILVDDEDRENEGDLCMAAEKVTPEAINFMAKYGRGLICLSLTPERVEELKLPLMTDDNTSPFGTAFTVSIEAKRGVTTGISAADRAKTILTAIDPRTKPDDLARPGHIFPLKARPGGVLQRAGQTEGSVDLAKMARLTPAGVICEIMNDDGTMARVPELMEFAKKHNLKIVTVKDIIKYRMRTELFVKRLVSVKLPTKYGGEFNVIAYTNDIDNAIHLALVKGEIKPEDEVLVRVHSQCLTGDVFSSERCDCGEQLRKAMEMIKKEGKGVILYMKQEGRGIGIINKLKAYDLQDKGLDTVEANIKLGFKPDLRDYGIGAQILVDIGVRKMRLMTNNPKKIVGLEGYGLKVVERVPIETKPNERNIVYLKTKKKKLGHMLDSV; the protein is encoded by the coding sequence ATGGAAAGGTATAGATTTAATACAATAGATGAAGCTATTGAAGATATAGAAAAGGGGAAAATGGTTATTCTGGTTGATGATGAGGATCGTGAAAATGAAGGTGATCTTTGTATGGCAGCAGAGAAAGTTACACCAGAAGCAATCAATTTCATGGCAAAATACGGCAGAGGTCTTATTTGTCTCTCCTTGACCCCTGAACGTGTAGAGGAATTAAAACTTCCACTTATGACAGATGACAACACTTCTCCTTTCGGAACCGCCTTTACAGTATCGATAGAAGCGAAAAGAGGTGTAACAACTGGGATTTCAGCCGCTGATAGGGCAAAAACAATATTGACTGCTATAGACCCCAGAACAAAACCCGATGATCTTGCAAGACCCGGACATATCTTTCCTTTAAAAGCGCGCCCAGGAGGTGTATTGCAGAGAGCAGGACAAACAGAGGGGTCTGTTGATTTAGCAAAAATGGCTCGATTAACCCCTGCAGGGGTTATCTGTGAGATTATGAATGACGATGGCACAATGGCACGAGTTCCCGAACTGATGGAATTTGCAAAGAAACATAATCTAAAAATAGTTACTGTTAAGGATATCATCAAATACAGGATGAGAACAGAATTATTTGTTAAGAGGCTTGTGTCTGTAAAACTACCAACAAAATACGGTGGAGAATTCAATGTTATAGCTTATACAAATGATATTGATAACGCTATACATCTCGCACTGGTGAAAGGGGAAATAAAGCCAGAAGATGAAGTTCTTGTGAGGGTACACTCACAATGTCTAACCGGAGATGTTTTTTCATCAGAGCGATGTGACTGTGGAGAACAACTGAGAAAAGCTATGGAAATGATTAAGAAAGAAGGTAAAGGGGTTATTCTCTATATGAAGCAGGAAGGTAGAGGCATCGGTATTATTAATAAGTTGAAGGCATATGATTTACAGGATAAAGGACTTGATACAGTGGAAGCTAACATAAAACTCGGCTTCAAACCGGATCTCAGGGATTATGGAATAGGTGCTCAGATACTTGTGGATATTGGTGTAAGGAAGATGAGATTGATGACGAATAATCCGAAGAAGATTGTAGGATTAGAAGGATATGGTTTGAAGGTAGTTGAAAGAGTGCCAATAGAGACAAAACCCAATGAAAGAAACATAGTTTATCTCAAAACGAAAAAGAAGAAATTAGGGCATATGCTGGATAGTGTTTAG
- a CDS encoding riboflavin synthase, which yields MFTGIIVEMGEVKYLKKFAGKSVLSLKAKEVTLSAKVGDSISINGVCLTVINLHNQELSFDLSEETLNSTNLGSLSAGDLVNIEPSLTPDSKIGGHFVTGHVDTVGTIRSKVKIGDMLKIEIEVPQHMMNFIVEKGSVAVDGISLTVVDVFKNSFTLIIIPHTAKLTTLGFKAPGDTVNIEADILGKYVAKFLNRQVDRELIFMNTLKEGGFI from the coding sequence ATGTTTACAGGTATTATTGTCGAAATGGGAGAAGTGAAATATCTAAAAAAGTTTGCTGGCAAATCAGTTTTATCACTAAAAGCAAAAGAAGTTACATTATCAGCAAAAGTGGGTGATAGTATATCTATAAATGGGGTCTGTCTAACAGTCATTAATTTGCATAATCAGGAACTTTCTTTTGACCTTTCTGAAGAAACTCTGAATAGCACAAATCTTGGAAGCCTCTCAGCAGGTGATTTAGTTAATATAGAGCCTTCACTTACTCCTGATTCTAAGATTGGTGGCCATTTTGTAACAGGCCACGTTGACACTGTTGGCACTATCAGGTCAAAAGTCAAGATTGGTGATATGCTTAAAATAGAGATCGAAGTCCCTCAACATATGATGAATTTTATTGTGGAAAAGGGGTCAGTAGCGGTTGATGGAATAAGTCTTACTGTAGTAGATGTTTTTAAGAATAGTTTTACTCTGATAATCATTCCTCATACTGCAAAACTTACAACTCTGGGATTCAAGGCTCCTGGTGATACTGTAAATATTGAAGCGGATATTCTGGGGAAATATGTGGCAAAATTTCTAAACAGACAGGTGGATAGAGAATTGATTTTTATGAATACCCTTAAAGAGGGTGGTTTTATCTGA
- the lepB gene encoding signal peptidase I, protein MKSKKKIFREYLEAIITALILALIIRTFVVQAFKIPSGSMIPTLLIGDHILVNKFIYGIEIPFTDKKILIFRKPHRGDIIVFKYPENPKKDFIKRVVAIEGDVIEEKDKALYLNGQRVIEPYAYHYDKYVKPNGFDPRDNFGPLVVPEGKVFVMGDNRDQSYDSRYWGFVDLKDIRGKALIIYWSWDPNNWLRYNRIGRLIG, encoded by the coding sequence ATGAAGAGTAAGAAGAAAATTTTCAGAGAATATTTAGAAGCGATAATAACAGCACTGATTCTTGCACTCATAATACGGACATTTGTTGTTCAGGCATTTAAAATCCCTTCTGGTTCAATGATTCCAACACTGTTGATAGGTGATCATATCCTTGTAAATAAATTTATTTATGGTATAGAAATACCATTTACCGATAAGAAGATTCTTATATTCAGAAAACCACATAGAGGAGATATAATAGTTTTTAAATATCCTGAAAATCCAAAAAAGGATTTTATTAAAAGAGTTGTTGCTATCGAAGGTGACGTTATAGAAGAAAAAGATAAGGCACTTTATTTAAATGGACAACGTGTTATAGAACCCTATGCATACCATTATGATAAATATGTGAAGCCCAATGGATTTGATCCGAGAGACAATTTTGGCCCTTTAGTTGTTCCAGAAGGGAAGGTTTTTGTTATGGGTGATAACCGTGACCAGAGCTATGACAGTCGATACTGGGGGTTTGTAGATTTAAAAGATATAAGGGGTAAAGCTCTTATTATTTACTGGTCATGGGACCCAAATAATTGGCTAAGATATAACAGAATAGGGAGGTTAATAGGATGA